A portion of the Mycoplasmopsis mustelae genome contains these proteins:
- the der gene encoding ribosome biogenesis GTPase Der produces the protein MRNTVAIIGKPNVGKSTLFNRVVGKKISIVYDQPGVTRDRLYEKINWSGHEIKIIDTGGIEIENKAFQEQIQIQAKIAIEEADVIIFLFDGINEISNDDLFIMNILRKSNKPIIAVANKLEDAQMFDYGWYKLGVEHIYPISALHGEGVGEVLDKCLEYLNFNGESNENLFNLAIIGKPNAGKSSLLNNLSKEYRSIVSEIAGTTRDSVKSKVEINAQWYNIIDTAGITKKSKLVESVDHYALMRAMNSLSEADLSLIVIDATQEEISHFDSRIIGYALENEKPIIIVVNKWDLIKKQTHTMAEFEKKMRNKFHFVPWVPFVFISAKFNQRIGKLIETLTEVRENMERDIKPSLLSNLVLETQLIQPAQPFNGGRLNIYYVRKELSKIPTFTFFVNNKKFVHFSYQRFLENQLRASFNFKGCPIKINFKNKNGLE, from the coding sequence ATGCGTAATACAGTAGCGATTATAGGTAAGCCCAATGTGGGAAAAAGTACTTTATTTAATCGTGTTGTTGGTAAAAAGATTTCTATTGTATATGATCAACCAGGTGTAACTAGAGATCGACTTTATGAAAAAATTAACTGATCTGGACACGAAATTAAAATCATAGATACTGGCGGGATTGAAATAGAAAATAAAGCATTTCAAGAACAAATTCAAATTCAAGCAAAAATAGCGATTGAAGAAGCGGATGTTATAATATTTTTATTTGATGGAATTAATGAAATTAGTAATGATGATTTATTTATAATGAATATTTTAAGAAAGAGCAATAAACCAATTATTGCTGTTGCAAATAAATTAGAAGATGCACAAATGTTTGATTATGGCTGATATAAATTAGGTGTTGAACATATTTATCCCATTTCTGCACTACATGGTGAAGGCGTGGGAGAAGTATTAGATAAATGTTTAGAATATTTAAATTTTAATGGTGAATCAAATGAGAATTTATTTAATTTAGCAATTATTGGTAAGCCAAATGCAGGTAAAAGTTCACTTTTGAATAATTTGTCAAAAGAATATCGTTCAATTGTTTCAGAAATCGCCGGTACAACACGTGATAGTGTTAAATCTAAAGTTGAAATTAATGCTCAATGATATAATATTATTGATACTGCAGGTATTACTAAAAAATCTAAGTTAGTAGAAAGTGTCGATCACTATGCATTAATGCGTGCAATGAATTCTTTATCGGAAGCAGATTTGTCTTTAATAGTTATAGATGCAACTCAAGAGGAAATCTCGCATTTTGATTCAAGAATTATTGGTTATGCTTTAGAAAATGAAAAACCAATAATTATAGTTGTTAATAAATGAGATTTAATTAAAAAACAAACTCATACAATGGCTGAATTTGAAAAAAAAATGCGTAATAAATTTCATTTTGTGCCATGAGTTCCATTTGTTTTTATATCAGCAAAATTTAATCAAAGAATAGGAAAACTTATTGAAACTTTGACTGAGGTAAGAGAAAATATGGAAAGAGATATTAAACCATCTCTTTTGTCAAATTTAGTTTTAGAAACTCAATTAATTCAACCGGCACAACCTTTTAATGGCGGAAGATTAAATATATACTATGTTAGAAAAGAATTGTCTAAAATACCAACATTTACATTTTTTGTAAATAATAAAAAATTTGTGCACTTTTCATATCAAAGATTTTTAGAGAACCAACTGCGCGCAAGTTTTAATTTTAAAGGGTGTCCAATCAAAATTAATTTTAAAAATAAAAATGGTTTAGAGTAA
- the cmk gene encoding (d)CMP kinase — translation MKVNIAIDGPSGVGKSTVSKEIASRYGFKFINSGSVYRAIAKNIIDNGVDSRDEGAVINTLKNCEIKLLENDQIELNGENITKAIRTDYISQITPSVAKIPEVREFVVNYIQQMTKENKGYIIDGRDTTFKIMPHAEVKIFLWAEEEERARRRMQQNIELGYKTAFNEVLYDVRKRDEQDMNREADPLHKTEDAVYIDCTELNINEVIAKIMQLVIERTKNA, via the coding sequence ATGAAAGTAAATATTGCAATAGATGGGCCAAGTGGTGTTGGAAAATCGACTGTTTCTAAAGAGATTGCATCAAGATACGGTTTTAAATTTATAAATAGTGGTAGTGTTTATCGTGCTATTGCTAAAAACATCATTGATAATGGTGTTGATTCTCGTGATGAGGGTGCTGTGATTAATACTCTAAAAAATTGTGAGATAAAACTTTTAGAAAATGATCAAATCGAATTAAATGGTGAAAATATTACAAAAGCAATTCGCACTGATTATATTTCTCAAATTACTCCATCTGTAGCTAAAATTCCTGAAGTTAGAGAGTTCGTAGTTAACTACATACAACAAATGACAAAAGAAAATAAAGGATATATAATTGATGGAAGAGATACTACTTTTAAAATAATGCCACATGCTGAAGTTAAAATCTTTTTATGAGCCGAAGAAGAAGAGCGAGCAAGAAGAAGGATGCAACAAAACATTGAATTAGGTTATAAAACTGCATTTAATGAAGTGCTTTATGATGTTAGAAAACGTGATGAGCAAGATATGAATCGCGAAGCTGATCCATTACATAAAACAGAAGATGCAGTTTATATAGATTGTACTGAGTTAAATATAAATGAAGTAATTGCAAAAATTATGCAATTAGTTATAGAAAGAACAAAAAATGCGTAA
- the msrB gene encoding peptide-methionine (R)-S-oxide reductase MsrB: MQKKTKEERLRELTELQYKVTQESFTERPFTNEYDKHFEPGIYVDIVDGTPLFKSEDKFDSGCGWPAFSKPIQDNVVFNVADYSHNMVRTEVKSLNADSHLGHVFKDGPRELGGLRYCINSASLRFIPVDKLEQEGYGEYLQLFKK, translated from the coding sequence ATGCAAAAGAAAACAAAAGAAGAAAGATTAAGAGAACTTACAGAATTACAATATAAAGTAACTCAAGAATCCTTTACAGAAAGACCATTTACTAATGAATATGATAAACACTTTGAACCAGGAATTTACGTTGATATAGTTGATGGTACACCTTTGTTTAAGTCGGAAGATAAATTTGATTCAGGATGTGGTTGACCTGCTTTTTCAAAACCAATTCAGGATAATGTTGTATTTAATGTTGCTGATTATTCACATAATATGGTAAGAACAGAGGTTAAAAGTTTAAATGCGGACTCACATTTAGGACATGTTTTTAAAGATGGACCTAGAGAATTGGGTGGGTTAAGATATTGTATTAATTCTGCTTCATTAAGATTTATTCCAGTTGATAAATTAGAACAAGAAGGATATGGAGAATATCTCCAATTATTTAAAAAATAA